The Astatotilapia calliptera chromosome 14, fAstCal1.2, whole genome shotgun sequence genome includes a region encoding these proteins:
- the LOC113036485 gene encoding kelch-like protein 12: MNAVRGGTVTWRPQPWQDGDGGGGEPLSDSDSEEEDFPDDSTTPLGDYITHGLKQLLDAQQLCDVTLLVEGKKFMCHRVLLAAVSPYFRAMFTSPLVESRLTEIRLEEVTPSVMETIIQFVYTGEAGLSLDTAEDLFVAANRLQVMPLQDLCSRFLFEHLSVDNCLGMYSLARSHHDQLLLRASLRLVAQHFPRVARQKDFLLLDHGTLGSLLSSDRLGVDSEAEVYDAARRWAEHQPLDRYAHMPALLHHLRPGLLSQEESRRLSQELGPAAAGEGLGGPLRPREGMFEKKIVCVDLTPREDEYLAARDYTVDCFDPRTGKWEKLAPLGSLVSPGCTAVGDRLFVAGGILRTGSVSAAVHEYDAVLDRWIEQPSMVQPRAMLGLLGCGESLYALGGSNRSALLDSSETLDLTTLQWSPGPRLPLPLRAFACAALRGRLYLLGGTTLEQNRAVVHSGVLIYHTLTDCWTRVALDSGATCLAGGVAVRGGVCAIGGYMRDTTKFLDGNYTNLETLDATGRVLFFREGRGSGVEREVTGGGVLVSAEQRGGAGGGSDRAPSPVVFPGLPRRIAAGGVARWKRRIYVLGGENGSRFYDSVYCWKPGWRSWVQRREKLPGDTGGVSQFGCTTLKFPKKHILSRLRLAKENCKKPSD; encoded by the exons ATGAATGCTGTGCGGGGGGGCACAGTCACCTGGCGTCCCCAGCCGTGGCAGGACGGAGACGGGGGCGGAGGGGAGCCTCTGTCAGACAGCGACTCAGAGGAGGAGGACTTCCCCGATGACAGCACCACCCCGCTGGGGGACTACATAACTCATG GACTGAAGCAACTCCTGGATgctcagcagctgtgtgatgttaCCCTCCTTGTTGAAGGAAAGAAGTTCATGTGTCACAG AGTCCTTTTAGCAGCCGTGAGTCCGTACTTTCGGGCCATGTTCACCAGCCCGCTGGTGGAGTCTCGCCTCACAGAGATCCGGCTTGAGGAAGTGACGCCATCTGTCATGGAAACCATCATCCAGTTTGTGTACACTGGGGAGGCTGGGCTCTCCCTGGATACAGCTGAGGATCTGTTTGTGGCTGCCAACCGGCTTCAGGTCATGCCCCTCCAGGACCTGTGCTCCAG GTTTCTTTTTGAGCACCTCTCAGTGGACAACTGCCTGGGGATGTACTCTCTGGCTCGCTCTCACCATGACCAGCTCCTGCTGCGTGCCTCCCTGCGACTGGTAGCCCAGCACTTTCCCCGGGTGGCCCGCCAGAAAGACTTCCTCCTGCTCGACCACGGCACCTTAGGCAGTCTTCTGAGCTCCGACCGTCTGGGCGTGGACTCGGAGGCAGAGGTATATGATGCGGCACGCCGCTGGGCAGAGCACCAGCCTTTGGATCGCTACGCTCACATGCCGGCGCTGCTTCACCACCTGCGCCCCGGGCTGTTGTCCCAGGAAGAGAGCCGAAGACTGAGTCAAGAACTGgggccagcagcagcaggagaaggCCTCGGCGGGCCTCTCAGACCACGAGAGGGAATGTTTGAGAAAAAGATTGTCTGTGTGGACCTGACGCCTCGGGAAGATGAGTATTTAGCTGCAAGAGACTACACGGTGGACTGCTTTGATCCTCGGACAGGGAAGTGGGAGAAGCTAGCACCACTCGGCTCACTTGTCAGTCCTGGCTGCACAGCTGTGGGCGACAGGCTTTTTGTAGCTGGTGGGATCCTGCGGACCGGCTCTGTGTCTGCAGCCGTGCATGAATACGATGCTGTGTTGGACCGCTGGATAGAGCAGCCTTCGATGGTCCAGCCCCGGGCCATGCTAGGCCTCCTTGGATGTGGAGAGTCACTCTATGCTTTGGGTGGCAGCAACCGCTCAGCTCTCCTGGACTCCAGTGAGACTCTGGACCTGACCACACTTCAGTGGAGTCCTGGGCCTCGGCTACCGCTCCCCCTGCGCGCCTTTGCCTGTGCAGCACTACGTGGAAGACTTTACCTCCTGGGTGGAACCACACTTGAACAGAACCGAGCTGTGGTCCACTCAGGCGTGCTTATTTATCACACCCTGACAGACTGCTGGACACGTGTGGCACTAGATTCAGGTGCCACCTGCCTCGCTGGAGGAGTAGCAGTGCGAGGTGGAGTGTGCGCCATTGGGGGATACATGAGGGATACCACCAAGTTCCTGGATGGTAACTACACCAACCTGGAGACTTTGGACGCTACAGGCCGTGTGCTGTTTTTCAGAGAAGGCAGAGGGTCAGGGGTGGAGAGGGAGGTGACTGGGGGAGGGGTGCTGGTCAGCGCAGAGCAGCGAGGGGGAGCGGGTGGCGGAAGTGACCGAGCTCCAAGCCCCGTCGTTTTTCCGGGGTTGCCTCGGCGGATTGCAGCAGGGGGTGTGGCCAGGTGGAAAAGACGGATTTATGTGTTGGGAGGGGAAAATGGCTCGCGCTTTTACGACAGCGTGTACTGTTGGAAACCCGGCTGGCGCAGCTGGGTTCAGAGACGGGAAAAACTTCCGGGAGATACCGGAGGCGTGAGCCAGTTTGGGTGCACCACTCTAAAATTCCCTAAAAAACACATCCTGTCCAGACTCAGACTAGCCAAAGAAAACTGCAAGAAGCCCTCTGACTAG
- the sars2 gene encoding serine--tRNA ligase, mitochondrial, with translation MNASSAKETNMATCIGMVAKVGGFAAAVLKPVARQCPVHSVNVFVPHRLSHGVRSRLYEHVREGYSDKPELDMRAVCEETDKVIANVESRKGDLRGDDVRKIVCVWQELQAVKTEISELEEEKRRISDIVRALVTKEDKKALANLPEYNQALQKGREIRNRLNHLYHKETELDEEHYGRALRLPNTTHPDVPIGDENQARVVELVGQKPEFDFKPKGHVELGEELGLIRQRHLAHVSGHRSYYLRGAGARLQAALQNFALDTLQRRGFIPMVVPDMLKGAVFEGCGMQPNAHSSQVYSLDPARFPDLNLAGTGEVGVAGYFMDHAVNSKDLPVRTVCSSTCYRAETDTGRETWGLYRVHHFNKVEMFGVTADETGEESSQLLQEFVSLQKEMFSALELHYRVLDMPTEELGPPAHRKYDIEAWMPGRNSYGEVSSASNCTDYQSRRLNILYEREDGSLQYAHTVNATACAIPRTVIAILETHQTKEGTIRVPRALQPYLSLEVIEKPKYTPLKYIGPNQRYPPPRPAPKIR, from the exons ATGAACGCATCCTCAGCTAAAGAGACAAACATGGCGACCTGCATCGGCATGGTCGCTAAAGTTGGGGGTTTTGCAGCTGCTGTGCTAAAGCCGGTAGCCAGACAGTGTCCAGTGCATAGCGTAAATGTATTTGTCCCGCATCGCTTGTCGCATGGAGTCCGGAGTCGTTTGTACGAGCATGTCCGTGAAGGCTACAGTGACAAGCCTGAGCTGGACATGAGAGCTGTGTGTGAGGAGACTGACAAAGTCATAGCGAATGTAGAGAGCAGGAAAGGGGACCTGCGAGGGGACGATGTGAGGAAAATT gtgtgtgtgtggcaggagCTCCAGGCAGTAAAGACAGAAATCTCTGAGCTGGAGGAAGAGAAGCGGCGCATCAGTGATATAGTCAGAGCACTAGTG ACAAAGGAGGACAAGAAAGCCCTCGCCAAT CTTCCAGAGTACAACCAAGCTCTTCAGAAGGGCAGAGAGATCCGCAATAGACTCAATCATCTGTACCACAAAGAGACCGAGCTGGATGAGGAACACTATGGCCGAGCACTCAGGCTGCCCAACACTACACACCCTGATGTG CCAATAGGAGATGAGAACCAGGCGAGGGTGGTGGAGCTCGTGGGACAGAAACCAG AGTTTGACTTTAAGCCCAAAGGACATGTAGAGCTGGGGGAAGAGTTAGGACTCATCAGGCAGAG GCATCTAGCTCATGTCTCAGGCCACAGGTCCTACTATCTTCGAGGAGCCGGGGCCAGACTTCAAGCTGCACTCCAGAACTTTGCCCTTGACACGCTACAGCGACGG GGCTTCATTCCCATGGTTGTGCCTGATATGCTGAAGGGTGCAGTGTTT GAGGGTTGTGGGATGCAGCCCAATGCCCACAGCTCACAAGTCTACTCACTGGACCCTGCACGtttcccagacctcaacctggcTGGAACTGGAGAGGTTGGGGTGGCAG GCTATTTCATGGATCATGCAGTGAACTCGAAGGACCTTCCTGTCAG GACGGTGTGCAGCAGCACCTGCTACAGAGCGGAGACCGACACAGGCAGAGAGACATGGGGGCTCTACAGAGTTCATCATTTCAATAAG GTGGAGATGTTTGGAGTGACGGCAGACGAGACAGGAGAAGAAAGCTCGCAGCTGCTGCAGGAGTTTGTCAGTCTGCAAAAAGAGATGTTTTCTGCACTGGAACTGCACTacag AGTGCTAGACATGCCGACAGAGGAACTTGGCCCTCCGGCACACAGAAAGTATGACATTGAAGCCTGGATGCCTGGGAGAAACAGCTATGGAGAG GTTTCCAGTGCGTCCAACTGCACAGACTACCAGAGTAGACGCCTCAACATCCTGTATGAGAGAGAGGACGGCAGTCTGCAGTACGCCCACACA GTGAACGCCACAGCGTGTGCAATCCCCCGAACAGTAATCGCCATCCTAGAGACGCACCAAACCAAA GAGGGAACAATACGTGTTCCCCGAGCCCTGCAGCCTTACTTGAGTCTGGAAGTGATTGAGAAGCCAAAGTACACTCCACTGAAATACATCGGACCCAATCAGCGCTACCCACCACCAAGGCCGGCTCCTAAAATTAGATGA
- the LOC113036555 gene encoding inositol-tetrakisphosphate 1-kinase-like isoform X2, with product MDRLSVRVCGPSAAGVRMSERRVGCWLSDKKRRRMNLDAFIRFCAHHGVEVVKIDLTQPLGPQGPFDIILHKLSDVIVEAEHDSQSQQLLDNFQSYVSAHPDTVLLDPLPAMAKLLDRFISGRIMSQLNSSLRDWRICSPPCLEVHSGSDLSSIQQAVIRQGLTFPLNRKTIFFNSQKVSKPESNSNLTSVDEHMVDPPSPSSDAVAALVKELRAQLGMALFGVDVIVNIGTHALTVIDINIFPGYEGMPQFFSSLLSHIQSVLDKHAAAGSHTTGGSSEETVGVCHPRS from the exons ATGGATCGTCTGTCCGTGCGCGTGTGCGGTCCCTCGGCTGCAGGGGTCCGGATGTCAGAGCGCAGGGTGGGCTGCTGGCTCAGTGACAAGAAGCGCAGGAGGATGAACCTAGACGCGTTCATACGGTTCTGTGC ACACCATGGAGTGGAAGTGGTAAAG ATTGATCTCACTCAGCCCCTGGGCCCTCAGGGACCCTTTGACATCATCCTTCACAAGCTGTCTGACGTAATTGTGGAAGCTGAGCACGATAGCCAATCACAGCAGCTCCTTGATAACTTTCAG AGTTATGTTTCAGCTCATCCTGACACAGTGCTGCTGGATCCCCTGCCTGCCATGGCTAAACTATTAGACCGCTTTATCTCGGGTCGGATAATGAGCCAACTGAACAGTTCACTCCGAG ACTGGCGTATCTGCAGTCCCCCATGCCTCGAGGTCCACAGTGGCAGTGACCTGTCATCCATTCAGCAGGCTGTGATAAGACAGGGCCTAACATTTCCTCTCA ACAGGAAGACCATCTTCTTCAACAGCCAAAAGGTGTCCAAACCAGAGTCGAACTCTAATCTCACGTCT GTGGATGAACATATGGTGGACCCGCCTTCTCCCAGCTCAGATGCTGTGGCCGCCCTCGTCAAGGAGCTCCGAGCTCAGCTCGGCATGGCCCTGTTTGGCGTGGATGTCATCGTCAACATAGGAACGCACGCGCTCACCGTCATCGACATCAACATTTTCCCAG GCTACGAGGGCATGCCTcagtttttctcctctctgctcagCCACATCCAGTCAGTGTTGGACAAACACGCCGCTGCTGGTTCACACACTACAGGTGGTTCCTCTGAGGAAACAGTGGGTGTTTGTCACCCCAGGAGTTGA
- the LOC113036555 gene encoding inositol-tetrakisphosphate 1-kinase-like isoform X1 codes for MDRLSVRVCGPSAAGVRMSERRVGCWLSDKKRRRMNLDAFIRFCAHHGVEVVKIDLTQPLGPQGPFDIILHKLSDVIVEAEHDSQSQQLLDNFQSYVSAHPDTVLLDPLPAMAKLLDRFISGRIMSQLNSSLRDWRICSPPCLEVHSGSDLSSIQQAVIRQGLTFPLICKTRVAHGSYSHEMCLLFSAASLADIHPPCVLQSFVNHGAVLYKVFVVGDKHCCVERPSIKNFPSGPCDRKTIFFNSQKVSKPESNSNLTSVDEHMVDPPSPSSDAVAALVKELRAQLGMALFGVDVIVNIGTHALTVIDINIFPGYEGMPQFFSSLLSHIQSVLDKHAAAGSHTTGGSSEETVGVCHPRS; via the exons ATGGATCGTCTGTCCGTGCGCGTGTGCGGTCCCTCGGCTGCAGGGGTCCGGATGTCAGAGCGCAGGGTGGGCTGCTGGCTCAGTGACAAGAAGCGCAGGAGGATGAACCTAGACGCGTTCATACGGTTCTGTGC ACACCATGGAGTGGAAGTGGTAAAG ATTGATCTCACTCAGCCCCTGGGCCCTCAGGGACCCTTTGACATCATCCTTCACAAGCTGTCTGACGTAATTGTGGAAGCTGAGCACGATAGCCAATCACAGCAGCTCCTTGATAACTTTCAG AGTTATGTTTCAGCTCATCCTGACACAGTGCTGCTGGATCCCCTGCCTGCCATGGCTAAACTATTAGACCGCTTTATCTCGGGTCGGATAATGAGCCAACTGAACAGTTCACTCCGAG ACTGGCGTATCTGCAGTCCCCCATGCCTCGAGGTCCACAGTGGCAGTGACCTGTCATCCATTCAGCAGGCTGTGATAAGACAGGGCCTAACATTTCCTCTCA TTTGTAAAACCAGAGTGGCACACGGCTCATATTCACATGAG ATGTGTCTGCTCTTCAGTGCAGCCAGTCTGGCTGATATCCATCCCCCCTGTGTGCTTCAGAGTTTTGTGAACCACGGAGCCGTTTTGTACAAAGTGTTTGTGGTAGGAGACAAGCACTGCTGCGTAGAGAGACCCTCTATCAAGAACTTTCCCTCCGGCCCCTGTG ACAGGAAGACCATCTTCTTCAACAGCCAAAAGGTGTCCAAACCAGAGTCGAACTCTAATCTCACGTCT GTGGATGAACATATGGTGGACCCGCCTTCTCCCAGCTCAGATGCTGTGGCCGCCCTCGTCAAGGAGCTCCGAGCTCAGCTCGGCATGGCCCTGTTTGGCGTGGATGTCATCGTCAACATAGGAACGCACGCGCTCACCGTCATCGACATCAACATTTTCCCAG GCTACGAGGGCATGCCTcagtttttctcctctctgctcagCCACATCCAGTCAGTGTTGGACAAACACGCCGCTGCTGGTTCACACACTACAGGTGGTTCCTCTGAGGAAACAGTGGGTGTTTGTCACCCCAGGAGTTGA